The Besnoitia besnoiti strain Bb-Ger1 chromosome Unknown contig00050, whole genome shotgun sequence DNA segment agcagtagttaaataactatagctggagttatacatacctcgagacatgtgtattaagatacacaagaagacgaaagaagcagttgttgcatgcaacatcctaaattcccatcctgctgctacctctctaactagatgttgaacactagcaaatgcacaagatgcttcagaagtatatcggaacgctaaagtgatacctgtaattatttggagtacaaaggtaattgcaactaagaaaccaaagttataagatgaatttagattgagagcacaccgataaaagacgaggtgtgcccggaataga contains these protein-coding regions:
- a CDS encoding uncharacterized protein (encoded by transcript BESB_064060), producing MSLFRAHLVFYRCALNLNSSYNFGFLVAITFVLQIITGITLAFRYTSEASCAFASVQHLVREVAAGWEFRMLHATTASFVFLCILIHMSRGMYNSSYSYLTTAWMSGLVLYLLTIATAFLGYVLPWGQMSFWGATVITNLLSPIPYLVPWLLGGYYVSDVTLKRFFVLHFILPFCRLHSNCITHLLFI